One Candidatus Delongbacteria bacterium genomic window carries:
- the pyrR gene encoding bifunctional pyr operon transcriptional regulator/uracil phosphoribosyltransferase PyrR: MTFRDKSQLADPGQLSRTIARLAHEILENNREIGDLVLVGMQTRGVFLARRLRDLIAGLDPVTPGYGELDVTFYRDDWRMKLKQPVVQPTQIDPDITGKTIILVDDVLYTGRTVRAALDALMDLGRPGRIQLAVLVDRGHRELPIRADYVGRNVPTAANEEVRVRMQECDGEDAIWLVEKIDGEA, encoded by the coding sequence ATGACCTTTCGTGACAAATCCCAGCTGGCCGATCCCGGTCAGCTCTCGCGCACCATCGCCCGGTTGGCGCACGAGATCCTCGAGAACAACCGGGAGATCGGCGATCTGGTGCTGGTGGGCATGCAGACACGGGGCGTCTTTCTGGCGCGTCGCCTGCGGGACCTGATCGCCGGGCTGGACCCCGTCACTCCCGGCTACGGCGAGCTGGACGTGACCTTCTACCGCGACGACTGGCGCATGAAGCTCAAGCAGCCGGTCGTGCAGCCCACCCAGATCGATCCGGACATCACGGGCAAGACCATCATCCTGGTCGACGACGTGCTCTACACGGGGCGCACCGTGCGCGCCGCGCTGGACGCGCTGATGGACCTGGGCCGACCTGGCAGGATCCAGCTGGCGGTGCTGGTGGACCGCGGACACCGCGAGCTGCCGATCCGCGCGGACTATGTGGGACGCAACGTGCCCACCGCGGCCAACGAGGAAGTGCGCGTGCGCATGCAGGAATGCGACGGCGAGGACGCGATCTGGCTGGTGGAAAAAATCGACGGGGAGGCCTGA
- a CDS encoding aspartate carbamoyltransferase catalytic subunit codes for MDGTLSQRHLLGLQHYTAADIGLILDTASSFREVLERPIKKVPTLRGITVVNLFFENSTRTRISFEMAEKRLSCDTVNFSSSTSSTQKGETLRDTAANIEAMKIDAVVMRHSCPGSPGFLADCLDSIIINAGDGAHEHPTQALLDLMSIRSKHPGGFKDLRVTLAGDILHSRVALSNIYALRTLGAKVQVCGPATLIPRAIGELGVTVFHRIEEAIENSDVLNVLRIQKERHTAHHFPSVREYHDRYGVTLERLKTHAPNGITIMHPGPINRGVEISSEVADSEYSAILDQVTNGVAVRMAVLYLLLGAETVKGENA; via the coding sequence ATGGACGGAACCCTCAGCCAGCGTCATCTGCTGGGTCTGCAGCACTACACGGCGGCCGACATCGGCCTGATCCTGGACACCGCCAGCAGCTTCCGCGAAGTGCTGGAGCGACCGATCAAGAAGGTGCCCACCCTGCGCGGCATCACGGTGGTCAATCTGTTCTTCGAGAACAGCACGCGCACCCGGATCAGCTTCGAGATGGCGGAGAAGAGGCTGTCGTGCGACACGGTGAACTTCAGTTCCAGCACCAGCAGCACCCAGAAGGGCGAGACCCTGCGCGACACGGCGGCCAACATCGAGGCGATGAAGATCGACGCGGTCGTGATGCGCCACAGTTGCCCGGGCTCGCCCGGCTTTCTGGCCGACTGCCTAGACAGCATCATCATCAACGCCGGAGACGGCGCACATGAGCACCCGACCCAGGCCCTGCTGGACCTGATGTCGATCCGCAGCAAGCATCCGGGGGGCTTCAAGGATCTGCGGGTGACCCTTGCCGGCGACATCCTGCACAGCCGGGTGGCCCTGTCCAACATCTACGCGCTGCGCACCCTGGGCGCCAAGGTCCAGGTCTGCGGACCCGCGACCCTGATTCCCCGCGCGATCGGCGAACTGGGCGTGACCGTGTTCCACCGCATCGAGGAGGCCATTGAGAACAGCGACGTGCTGAACGTGCTGCGCATCCAGAAGGAACGCCACACGGCCCACCATTTCCCCAGTGTGCGCGAGTACCACGACCGCTACGGGGTGACCCTCGAGCGGCTCAAGACCCACGCTCCGAACGGGATCACGATCATGCACCCGGGACCGATCAACCGCGGTGTCGAGATTTCCAGCGAGGTGGCCGACAGCGAGTACAGCGCGATCCTGGACCAGGTGACCAACGGTGTGGCCGTGCGAATGGCCGTGCTTTACCTGCTGCTGGGAGCCGAAACCGTGAAGGGGGAGAACGCATGA